Part of the Pseudodesulfovibrio hydrargyri genome is shown below.
ACATCTCGGCCTCGATCATCCTCCAGCTTCTGACCGTCGTCAGCCCCGAGCTGAAGCGGCTCCAGAAGGAGGAGGGCGAGGCCGGCCGCAAGAAGATCACCCAGTACACCCGGTACGGCACTGTGCTCATCACCGTGGTCCAGGGTTTCGCCATCGCCACCGGACTGGAGTCCATGAGCTCGCCCACGGGCGCGCCCATGGTTCTCTATTCCGGGATCGGCTTCAAGCTGATGACGATCCTGACCCTGACCGCGGGCACCGTGTTCCTGATGTGGCTGGGCGAGCAGATGACCGAAAAAGGCATCGGCAACGGCATCTCGCTGATCATCTACGCGGGTATTGTCGCCGGCCTCCCGGCCGCGCTGATCAATACCGTCCAGCTGATGAGCGTGGGCGAGATCACCCTGTTTATCCTGCTCATCCTGCTCGTAGTGATGGTGGCCACCCTGGCCTTCATCGTCTTCATGGAGCGCGGACAGCGTCGTATTCCCATTCACTATGCCAAACGTCAGCAGGGACGCCGCATGTTCGGCGGGCAGACCACGCACCTGCCGCTGAAGATCAACACCGCGGGCGTCATCCCGCCGATCTTCGCGTCCTCCATCCTGATGTTCCCTGCAACGCTTGCCCAGTTCTCGAGCAATAAGTTCCTGCAGGACTTCTCGGCCTACTTCAGGCCGGATTCCATCCTGTACAACATCCTGTACATCGGAATCATCATCTTCTTCTGCTATTTCTACACGGCGATCATGTTTGATCCCAAGGGAATCGCGGAGAATATCCAGAAGCAGGGCGGCTTCATCCCGGGCATCCGCCCGGGCAACCGCACCCGCGAGTACATCGACAAGGTGCTGGCCCGCATCACCCTGTGGGGCGCCTTCTATGTCTCGGCGGTCTGCGTGCTGCCCATGTTCCTGATCAGCAAATTCGGCGTCCCGTTCTATTTCGGCGGCACCTCCCTGCTGATCGTGGTCGGCGTGGCCATGGACTTCATGGGTCAGATAGAATCCTACATGATCTCCCGCCAATACGAGGGGTTGATGGGGAAAGGCAATAAACTCAAAGGCAGGCGCTAGTCTTGAAAAAGTTTCGGGGCGTCTTCCTCAAGAACGATAAAGAGATTGGCCTCATGCGTGAGGCCAATCGCATTGTTTCCAGAATTCTCGATGAACTCGGCGAAAACGTCAGACCCGGCGTTTCCACCATGTACTTCGAGAACATCTGCCGCGCACGCTGCGACGAGTACGGCGTGAGGCCGAACTTCCTGGGATACCAGGGGTTCCCCTTTGCCCTGTGTTGCTCCGTCAACGAGGAGATCGTGCACGGCTTTCCCTCCGAGGATCGTATCCTCAAGGAGGGCGACATCGTCAGTTTCGACATGGGTGTCGAATACAAGGGATTCCACGGAGACTCCGCCCGCACCTTCGCGGTGGGGAAAGTTTCCGCAGAAGCGCAGAAACTCATGGATGTAACACGCGAGTCTCTGTATATAGGGATCGAACAGGCCCGGCCCGGCAACAATCTGTATGACATCTCCGCGGCAATCCAGTCATACGTTGAAGGGTTCGGCCTGGGCATCGTCCGTCGTTTTGTAGGTCATGGGATCGGCAGTCATCTTCATGAGAAGCCCGAGATCCCGAACTTCGTGCCCAGGGGGCTGTCCGGCGTTCCTCTCAAAGCCGGAATGGTCCTTGCCATTGAGCCGATGGTCACGCTGGGGACGCACGAA
Proteins encoded:
- the secY gene encoding preprotein translocase subunit SecY, producing the protein MSGVDNIARLPELRKKLLWTFALLAVYRLGIHIPIPGVDSAALSEFFAQAQNTLFGVFDMFSGGGLKKMSIFALGIMPYISASIILQLLTVVSPELKRLQKEEGEAGRKKITQYTRYGTVLITVVQGFAIATGLESMSSPTGAPMVLYSGIGFKLMTILTLTAGTVFLMWLGEQMTEKGIGNGISLIIYAGIVAGLPAALINTVQLMSVGEITLFILLILLVVMVATLAFIVFMERGQRRIPIHYAKRQQGRRMFGGQTTHLPLKINTAGVIPPIFASSILMFPATLAQFSSNKFLQDFSAYFRPDSILYNILYIGIIIFFCYFYTAIMFDPKGIAENIQKQGGFIPGIRPGNRTREYIDKVLARITLWGAFYVSAVCVLPMFLISKFGVPFYFGGTSLLIVVGVAMDFMGQIESYMISRQYEGLMGKGNKLKGRR
- the map gene encoding type I methionyl aminopeptidase, whose product is MKKFRGVFLKNDKEIGLMREANRIVSRILDELGENVRPGVSTMYFENICRARCDEYGVRPNFLGYQGFPFALCCSVNEEIVHGFPSEDRILKEGDIVSFDMGVEYKGFHGDSARTFAVGKVSAEAQKLMDVTRESLYIGIEQARPGNNLYDISAAIQSYVEGFGLGIVRRFVGHGIGSHLHEKPEIPNFVPRGLSGVPLKAGMVLAIEPMVTLGTHEVEVLDDNWTAVTKDGSLSAHFEHSVAVTSDGPRILSLSD